From the genome of Oxyura jamaicensis isolate SHBP4307 breed ruddy duck chromosome 2, BPBGC_Ojam_1.0, whole genome shotgun sequence, one region includes:
- the PRPF4B gene encoding serine/threonine-protein kinase PRP4 homolog → MAAAAEPELLRAPEAEDANVSEKSTNEENGEVSEADQPQNKHNRHKKKKHKHRSKHKKHKHSSEEDKDKKHKHRHKHKKHKRKEVADTSDKEDGPAKRTKIDFLAPLEDLEKQRALLKAELENELMEGKVQSGMGLILQGYESGSEEEGEINEKVRNGTRPTTKSSTKGKLEPVENKASSKKGNKSESKERTRHRSDKKKSKVGVDGIKEKTTRSKSKERRKSKSPYKRSKSQDQTRKSRSPMLKRRSQEKNRKSKSPPEDRNKADDKSKSRDRRKSPVVNESKSRDRGRKSKSPAELRSKSKDRRSRSKDRKSRRSETDKEKKPIKSPSKDASSGKENRSPRRPGRSPKGRSLSPKPREKSRRSRSPLFNDRRSKQSKSPSRTRSPGRRLRSRSVERKRRESERRRLSSPRTRTRDDILSRRERSKDISPPSRWSPSRRRSRSPIRRRSRSPLRRSRSPRRRSRSPRRRDRGRRSRSRLRRRSRSRGGHRRRSRSKVKEDKFKGSLSEGMKAEQESSSDENLEDFDLEEEDEEAEIRQRRLQRQAIVQKYKGQTEDSNISVPSEPSSPQSSTRSRSNSPDDILERVAADVKEYERENVDTFEASVKAKHNLMTVEQNNGSSQKKLLAPDMFTESDDMFAAYFDSARLRAAGFGKDFKENPNLRDNWTDAEGYYRVNIGEVLDKRYNVYGYTGQGVFSNVVRARDMARANQEVAVKIIRNNELMQKTGLKELEFLKKLNDADPDDKFHCLRLFRHFYHKQHLCLVFEPLSMNLREVLKKYGKDVGLHIKAVRSYSQQLFLALKLLKRCNILHADIKPDNILVNESKTILKLCDFGSASHVADNDITPYLVSRFYRAPEIIIGKIYDYGIDMWSVGCTLYELYTGKILFPGKTNNHMLKLAMDLKGKMPNKMIRKGVFKDQHFDQNLNFMYIEVDKVTEREKVTVMSTINPTKDLLADLIGCQRLPEDQRKKVHQLKDLLDQILMLDPAKRISINQALQHAFIQEKI, encoded by the exons tggggAAGTATCAGAGGCAGACCAACCTCAGAACAAGCACAACcgacacaaaaaaaagaaacacaaacatcGAAGTAAACACAAGAAGCATAAACATTCTTCAGAAGAAGATAAGGacaaaaaacataaacacagacacaaacatAAGAAACATAAACGGAAAGAGGTAGCCGATACCTCTGACAAAGAAGATGGACCAGCTAAAAGAACTAAAATTGATTTTCTAGCTCCTCTGGaagatttggaaaaacaaagagcattATTGAAAGCTGaacttgaaaatgaattaatggaAGGAAAAGTCCAGTCTGGTATGGGATTAATATTACAAGGTTACGAGTCAGGATCTGAAGAAGAGGgggaaattaatgaaaaagtgCGGAATGGGACTAGGCCCACAACTAAGTCAAGCACCAAGGGGAAATTAGAACCTGTGGAAAATAAAGCTAGTTccaagaaaggaaataagagTGAATCAAAAGAAAGGACTAGGCACAGgtctgacaaaaagaaaagcaaggtaGGAGTTGATGGAATCAAAGAGAAGACAACTAGAAGCAAgtcaaaagaaaggagaaaatccaAAAGCCCTTACAAAAGAAGCAAGTCTCAAGATCAGACAAGGAAATCAAGATCTCCGATGCTTAAAAGGCGATCTCAGGAGAAAAATAGGAAGTCTAAATCTCccccagaagacagaaataaggCTGATGATAAAAGTAAATCAAGAGATCGCAGAAAGTCTCCGGTTGTAAACGAAAGCAAAAGTCGAGATCGTGGCAGAAAATCCAAATCTCCAGCAGAACTCAGAAGCAAATCCAAAGATAGACGATCACGGTCCAAAGATAGGAAATCTAGGCGATCAGAgactgacaaagaaaaaaagccaattaAATCTCCTTCTAAAGATGCttcttcagggaaagaaaacaggtcCCCTAGAAGACCTGGCCGAAGCCCAAAAGGAAGAAGCTTATCTCCCAAACCACGTGAAAAGTCGAGAAGAAGCAGATCCCCTCTCTTTAATGATCGTAGATCTAAACAGAGTAAATCCCCCTCTCGAACCCGGTCTCCAGGTAGAAGACTGAGGAGTAGATcagtagaaaggaaaagaagggaatCAGAAAGGAGGCGTCTGTCTTCTCCCAG aacaCGGACCAGAGATGATATTTTGTCCAGACGTGAAAGATCGAAAGATATCAGTCCACCCAGTAGATGGTCTCCATCCAGAAGAAGGTCTCGGTCACCCATTAGAAGGAGGTCTCGGTCACCTCTTAGACGTAGCCGATCACCAAGAAGGCGGAGTAGGTCTCCTCGGAGGAG GGATAGAGGCCGAAGAAGTAGATCTCGCCTTCGAAGGAGGTCCAGGTCACGTGGTGGCCATAGACGTAGGAGTAGAAGCAAAGTTAAAGAAGACAAATTTAAAGGTAGTCTTTCTGAGGGTATGAAAGCTGAACAGGAATCTTCATCGGATGAAAA TCTTGAAGATTTTGATTTggaagaagaagatgaagaagcagAGATAAGACAAAGAAGGCTACAGCGGCAAGCAATTGTTCAG AAATACAAGGGCCAGACAGAAGACAGTAATATATCTGTGCCATCTGAACCAAGCAGTCCTCAAAGTAGTACGCGTAGTCGCTCAAATTCGCCAGATGACATCCTAGAAAGGGTAGCTGCTGATGTTAAAGAGTATGAACGGGAAAACGTGGACACATTTGAGGCATCAGTAAAAGCCAAGCACAACCTCATGACGGTTGAACAGAACAATG gttCATCTCAGAAGAAACTGCTAGCTCCTGATATGTTCACAGAATCAGATGATATGTTTGCTGCATACTTTGAT agtGCTCGTCTAAGGGCAGCTGGGTTTGGAAAAGACTTCAAAGAAAACCCAAATCTCAGGGATAACTGGACTGATGCAGAAGGCTATTATC GTGTTAATATAGGTGAAGTTCTAGATAAACGTTACAATGTCTATGGTTACACTGGTCAGGGAGTCTTCAGTAATGTAGTACGAGCCAGGGATATGGCAAGAGCAAACCAAGAAGTAGCGGTTAAAATCATCAGGAACAATGAACTTAT GCAAAAAACTGGCCTAAAAGAACTGGAATTTTTGAAGAAGCTCAATGATGCAGATCCTGATGACAAGTTTCATTGTCTAAGATTGTTCAGGCATTTCTACCACAAACAACATCTCTGTCTGGTATTTGAGCCACTGAG TATGAATTTACGAGAGGTGTTGAAAAAGTATGGGAAAGATGTTGGTCTCCATATTAAAGCTGTGCGTTCCTACAGCCAACAGTTGTTCCTGGCtttaaaacttcttaaaagATGCAATATTCTACATGCAGATATTAAACCAGATAATATTTTG GTCAATGAGTCGAAAACAATATTAAAGCTTTGTGATTTTGGATCAGCTTCACATGTTGCAGATAATGATATCACACCATATCTAGTTAGTAGATTTTACCGAGCTCCCGAAATCA TTATAGGAAAAATCTATGACTATGGTATAGATATGTGGTCTGTAGGCTGCACATTGTATGAACTATATACAGGAAAAATACTCTTTCCTGGCAAAACCAATAACCATATGTTGAAACTAGCCATGGATCTCAAAGGAAAGATGCCAAACAAG ATGATTCGAAAAGGTGTGTTCAAAGATCAGCACTTTGACCAAAATCTCAACTTTATGTATATAGAAGTAGATAAAGTGACGGAAAGG GAGAAAGTTACTGTAATGAGCACCATTAATCCAACCAAGGACCTGTTAGCAGACTTGATTGGGTGCCAGCGACTCCCTGAAGACCAGCGCAAAAAAGTACACCAGCTAAAGGACTTGTTGGACCAGATTCTAATGTTAGATCCAGCTAAACGGATTAGCATCAACCAGGCTCTGCAGCACGCCTTCATCCAGGAGAAAATTTAA